The DNA segment CAATTTTATCAAAAGTTTCTTGCAAAAACTCGATTTCTTCAACGTCATCCACTTTCCATAAATAATGAACGTCCTTTATAGTTGTGGCAAATTCAAAGTCGGGCACTCTTGACGTTTTGTTTTCGATCCAATTGTCAATTAGGTCATTGTCAGGATAGCTCATTAACACAGGCTCGGTATTAAATCCTGCATACCTCATATAATCTTTAAACAACTCAACTCGATATTGCAATGTATCCTCATGTTTCTTGATGAGACCATTTTTGTAATCGTCAATAGTTGTGGCAAGAATTATTCCGGTAAAAGTATTATTATCCGTTTTTATTCTATGCACATAAACCGCTGGCTTTTCGTCCTGAACAAGGATATTATCATATTTAAAATCTTGATATTTTTGATGAACGAGTTTAAAACGTTTTTCAAAAGTTATTTTCTGCTGATTTGTGTAAGCAGGATTTAAGATATGTAAAAAAGATAGTGGATTAAAGTCCAATTGCGAGGCCAACTCGGCAGGCGAATATTCTTCGTACGATCTAGAAGTTACCAAACTCACCTTGTCCCGAGTTGGTCTAAAAGCTTTAAATGGGTGTATTTTTGCCAAAATTATTTTTTGAACACTGTTTTTACAGTATTAATTTTTGTGAAATTGTTTCGCAACGTTTTCTGCTTTTTTTGAAGTTGAATAATCATAAAATCCTTCGCCAGATTTAACTCCTAATTTTCCAGCTCTCACCATATTTACTAATAAGGGGCAAGGTGCATATTTTGGATTCTTGAAACCATTGTACATAACTTCCAAAATTGCCAAGCAAACGTCAAGTCCAATAAAGTCAGCTAGTTGCAACGGACCCATCGGATGCGCCATACCAAGTTTCATCACTGTGTCTATTTCGTACACTCCTGCGACTCCATTGTATAATGTTTCAATTGATTCATTTATCATTGGCATCAAAATTCGGTTTGCTACAAAACCTGGATAGTCATTAACTTCGACTGGAGTTTTTCCTAGTTTTTCTGACATTTGCATTATCGATTTTGTAACCTCATCAGAAGTATTGTAGCCACGAATGATTTCGACCAATTTCATAATTGGCACAGGATTCATAAAGTGCATTCCAATAACTCGCTCGGGATGGCTTACTACTGCTCCAATTTGGGTGATAGAAATAGAAGAAGTATTAGTTGCCAAAATTGTATCAGCTTCGCAATATTCATTAAGTTTTTTAAAGATATCAAGTTTAAGAGT comes from the Flavobacterium ardleyense genome and includes:
- a CDS encoding 3-hydroxyacyl-CoA dehydrogenase family protein, with the translated sequence MKNIAVIGAGTMGNGIAHTFAQKGFTVKLIDISEKSLDKGMATIAGNLDRMVAKGTITEADKLTTIGNIITYTDIKDGVAGADLVVEAATENVTLKLDIFKKLNEYCEADTILATNTSSISITQIGAVVSHPERVIGMHFMNPVPIMKLVEIIRGYNTSDEVTKSIMQMSEKLGKTPVEVNDYPGFVANRILMPMINESIETLYNGVAGVYEIDTVMKLGMAHPMGPLQLADFIGLDVCLAILEVMYNGFKNPKYAPCPLLVNMVRAGKLGVKSGEGFYDYSTSKKAENVAKQFHKN